Proteins from one Arthrobacter sp. DNA4 genomic window:
- a CDS encoding DUF4062 domain-containing protein, whose translation MAYNAHVLKVLIASPTDTGEARDAVEEVLHKWNSRRSERERVMILPRRWENDSVPKTGGDGQQMINDQLVDSCDIVIGIFNSKLGGPTPRAISGTVEEIEAVDKAGKPVHVFFSNELVPRGAEETSIELNKYRKQFEKKGLYFAYDNLQDLTRKVDEAIEHDITALNLSVEADSARPTPTGAKPQASHQETRYAKKIRVQNLGDTAAESFTLKLTGQGGKAPMVTNPHILPTITPLGEFVWDLNWSSAQTGNVLAEMEWEEDGQPKELKQSIALPFN comes from the coding sequence ATGGCCTACAACGCACACGTCCTCAAAGTCCTTATTGCCTCTCCGACTGATACCGGAGAAGCCCGAGATGCGGTCGAAGAGGTGCTCCACAAGTGGAATAGTCGACGGTCTGAGCGGGAACGTGTCATGATTCTTCCCCGTAGATGGGAGAACGATTCGGTGCCCAAGACGGGCGGCGACGGCCAACAGATGATCAACGATCAGCTTGTTGATTCCTGCGATATTGTGATCGGAATCTTTAATTCGAAACTTGGCGGACCTACTCCGCGAGCAATATCAGGAACTGTCGAAGAAATAGAGGCTGTTGATAAAGCGGGTAAACCTGTGCATGTCTTCTTCAGCAATGAACTCGTCCCCCGCGGTGCAGAAGAAACTTCGATTGAGCTTAATAAATACCGTAAGCAATTCGAGAAAAAGGGACTTTATTTCGCCTACGACAACTTGCAAGACCTCACCAGGAAGGTCGATGAGGCGATTGAACACGATATAACGGCTCTGAACCTGTCCGTCGAGGCTGACAGCGCGCGACCGACACCCACTGGAGCCAAACCTCAGGCGAGTCACCAGGAGACTCGTTATGCCAAGAAGATTCGGGTCCAGAACCTGGGCGATACCGCCGCAGAATCATTTACTCTGAAATTAACAGGGCAAGGTGGTAAGGCACCTATGGTCACTAACCCTCACATACTCCCTACTATCACTCCACTCGGAGAGTTCGTTTGGGACTTGAACTGGTCTAGTGCACAGACCGGAAACGTTCTTGCAGAAATGGAATGGGAAGAAGACGGCCAGCCGAAAGAATTGAAGCAGTCAATAGCACTTCCCTTCAACTAG